In Coturnix japonica isolate 7356 chromosome 7, Coturnix japonica 2.1, whole genome shotgun sequence, one DNA window encodes the following:
- the SUMO1 gene encoding small ubiquitin-related modifier 1: MSDQEAKPSAEDLGDKKEGEYIKLKVIGQDSSEIHFKVKMTTHLKKLKESYCQRQGVPMNSLRFLFEGQRITDNHTPKELGMEEEDVIEVYQEQTGGHSTV; encoded by the exons ATGTCGGACCAG GAAGCAAAGCCTTCAGCTGAGGACTTAGGAGATAAGAAAGAGGGGGAATACATTAAACTCAAAGTCATTGGGCAG GACAGCAGTGAAATTCACTTCAAGGTGAAAATGACAACACACCTCAAGAAACTCAAAGAATCATACTGTCAAAGACAG ggtgTTCCAATGAACTCACTCAGGTTTCTCTTCGAGGGTCAGAGGATTACTGATAATCATACCCCCAAGGAG ctggggatggaggaggaagatgTGATTGAAGTTTATCAGGAACAGACGGGGGGTCACTCAACAGTTTAg